A region from the Desulfitobacterium dehalogenans ATCC 51507 genome encodes:
- a CDS encoding acetyl-CoA C-acetyltransferase — translation MQDVVIVSAVRTPIASFGGTLKGYGAINLGALVIQEAVHRAGIKGEQVDEVIMGNVLQAGLGQNPARQVALKAGLPVETTAQTINVVCGSGLKSVVLAAQAIMAGDADSVVAGGMESMSDATFLLEQARWGQRMGNGTIVDSMLKDGLWCAFNDYHMGITAENVAERYGISRAEQDEFAAWSQAKAVAAMERGRFTEEIVPVAIPQRKGEPVIFDTDEHPRVGTTVETLAKLKPAFKKDGTVTAGNASGINDAAAACVLMSKERADSLGLPYLATIKGYGMAGVDPAIMGVGPVTAVKKALKKADVTLDELDLIEANEAFASQTLAVAKELGFPAEKVNVNGGAIALGHPIGASGTRILVTLLHEMKKRKDKLGLATLCIGGGQGIAVVVER, via the coding sequence TTGCAGGACGTCGTCATCGTCAGTGCGGTTCGTACGCCCATCGCTTCATTCGGAGGCACTTTGAAAGGATATGGTGCCATCAATTTAGGAGCGCTGGTTATTCAGGAAGCGGTGCACAGAGCAGGTATTAAGGGAGAACAAGTGGATGAAGTCATCATGGGCAATGTTCTGCAAGCCGGACTTGGGCAGAATCCTGCCCGCCAGGTGGCTTTGAAAGCGGGGTTGCCTGTGGAAACGACAGCCCAAACCATTAATGTGGTTTGCGGTTCCGGACTTAAATCGGTCGTTTTAGCTGCCCAGGCTATTATGGCCGGAGATGCCGATAGTGTTGTAGCGGGCGGGATGGAAAGCATGTCGGATGCGACCTTTCTCTTGGAGCAGGCGAGATGGGGCCAACGCATGGGCAATGGAACCATTGTGGACAGCATGCTTAAGGATGGCCTGTGGTGTGCTTTCAATGATTATCATATGGGCATTACCGCAGAAAATGTGGCTGAAAGATACGGCATCAGCCGCGCGGAGCAGGATGAGTTTGCGGCCTGGAGTCAGGCCAAGGCTGTGGCGGCGATGGAAAGAGGCCGCTTTACAGAGGAGATCGTCCCGGTGGCGATCCCGCAAAGAAAAGGAGAACCGGTTATTTTCGATACCGATGAGCATCCCCGGGTGGGAACAACGGTGGAAACTTTAGCGAAGTTAAAACCGGCCTTTAAAAAAGACGGCACGGTAACCGCCGGGAATGCTTCCGGCATTAATGATGCTGCCGCGGCTTGTGTGCTGATGAGTAAAGAGAGAGCTGATTCTCTGGGACTCCCTTATCTAGCGACCATTAAAGGCTACGGAATGGCAGGGGTGGACCCGGCGATTATGGGAGTGGGGCCGGTCACTGCCGTAAAAAAGGCCTTGAAGAAGGCAGATGTTACGCTGGATGAGCTCGATCTGATCGAAGCCAATGAAGCCTTTGCTTCACAAACCCTGGCCGTGGCCAAAGAGTTGGGCTTTCCCGCGGAGAAGGTGAATGTCAATGGAGGCGCCATTGCTCTAGGGCATCCCATCGGCGCCAGTGGCACCCGTATTCTCGTTACTTTATTGCACGAAATGAAAAAACGCAAGGATAAGCTTGGCCTGGCGACCCTTTGTATCGGCGGCGGGCAGGGTATCGCCGTTGTCGTTGAGCGCTGA
- a CDS encoding sigma-54 interaction domain-containing protein, translated as MIEPSSMHSNAYSLEEVMDNSYDSIFVTDAEGNILMANPTAERLLNLSINQMVGKNIQELVEEGYWDKSIALEAIEKRTTVTGTIKTRDGVNLMCTSRPLFDRLGNITMVISNSRDQDTLVKLAQTLDKERELVQRYKEEVRYLREQGVRNKHLVAESTAMKNIVLEANWVGPTESSVLLYGESGTGKEILAKYIYSISRRAKEAFITVNCSAIPENLIEAELFGYEKGSFTGADAKGKPGLFELADRGTIFLDEIGEMPLVLQAKLLRVLENGDVRRIGGITSRKIDFRLICATNRDLEKMVENKTFREDLFYRINVVPLHLAPLRDRPEDIMTISHMFLKELNKKYGYDKVFSTETLNGFLNYSWPGNVRELRNLIERLVITTRGRVIDYQVEDMSNRPGNRAAGQDHEENGTFRIQVNSKAPLRKIMSQVEQEYIKNILRECHGCVSEAARILGIDRSAIYRKVQVAHLREREKS; from the coding sequence ATGATTGAGCCGAGTTCTATGCATAGCAACGCCTATTCCCTTGAGGAAGTCATGGATAATTCTTATGATTCCATTTTTGTTACCGATGCTGAAGGGAATATCTTAATGGCCAATCCGACGGCCGAACGGCTGCTGAACCTGTCTATTAACCAGATGGTCGGTAAAAATATCCAGGAGCTTGTTGAAGAAGGGTATTGGGATAAATCCATAGCCTTGGAAGCTATTGAAAAGAGAACCACCGTGACCGGGACGATCAAAACCAGGGATGGAGTCAATCTGATGTGCACCAGCCGGCCCTTATTCGATAGGCTAGGCAATATCACCATGGTCATCAGCAACAGCCGGGACCAGGATACCCTCGTGAAACTGGCCCAGACTTTGGATAAAGAGCGGGAACTTGTTCAGCGCTATAAAGAGGAGGTCCGGTACTTAAGAGAGCAAGGCGTTAGAAATAAGCATTTGGTTGCTGAGAGTACGGCCATGAAGAATATAGTGCTGGAAGCGAACTGGGTAGGACCCACAGAGTCTTCTGTCCTGTTGTACGGCGAATCCGGTACGGGCAAAGAAATATTGGCCAAGTATATCTACAGTATCAGCCGCCGGGCCAAGGAAGCCTTTATCACCGTGAATTGTTCAGCCATTCCCGAAAATTTGATTGAAGCTGAACTGTTTGGCTATGAAAAAGGATCCTTTACCGGCGCGGATGCCAAAGGAAAACCCGGATTATTTGAACTGGCCGATCGGGGAACGATCTTCCTGGATGAGATCGGTGAGATGCCCCTTGTCCTGCAGGCCAAATTATTGCGTGTCCTGGAGAACGGCGACGTGAGAAGAATAGGGGGCATCACTTCGCGCAAAATTGACTTTCGCTTGATTTGTGCCACAAACCGTGATTTAGAGAAGATGGTTGAGAATAAAACATTCCGAGAAGATCTCTTTTACCGTATTAATGTTGTGCCTCTTCATCTGGCTCCGCTGCGCGACCGCCCGGAGGATATTATGACCATAAGTCATATGTTTCTGAAGGAATTAAATAAAAAATATGGGTATGACAAGGTGTTTTCAACCGAAACCCTCAATGGGTTTCTGAACTATAGCTGGCCCGGAAATGTCCGCGAACTGCGCAATTTGATTGAACGCCTGGTGATCACGACCAGGGGCCGTGTGATCGATTATCAGGTTGAGGACATGTCAAATCGGCCGGGAAATCGTGCAGCGGGCCAAGATCATGAGGAAAACGGGACCTTTCGCATTCAGGTAAATTCCAAAGCCCCGCTCAGGAAGATCATGAGTCAAGTAGAGCAGGAATATATAAAGAATATCTTGCGGGAATGCCATGGGTGCGTAAGTGAAGCCGCACGGATATTAGGTATCGACCGCTCAGCGATCTACCGAAAGGTTCAGGTCGCCCATCTGAGGGAGCGGGAAAAAAGTTGA
- a CDS encoding LysR family transcriptional regulator, with protein MEMRQLRYFDSIVKYGTMREAAAKLFISEPSISQQISELQKEIGLPLFEKQGRNVVLTSEGKQLLPLVQAILEAVTELETGISEILNPGSGLIRLGVIPITRLDLVPKKLTEFVKIYPDICVELIESGTLEIIERLLNDTMDVALIAANSRIKSLMELSGIKYKVISNANSVAVVSCSHPLAKYEKISFSQLLDERIILRRQGIYREEIDNFLGDSVKHDGIYSTDTYETSIKLVDSNLGIAIMPETFISAYGLNEGSKIKILFLDDFQVSLDICFIYKKRNYYPLYLTNFMRIFTDTHD; from the coding sequence ATGGAAATGCGGCAGCTTCGCTATTTCGATTCTATAGTTAAATATGGAACAATGAGAGAGGCAGCAGCCAAGCTTTTTATAAGTGAACCTTCCATAAGCCAGCAAATCAGTGAATTGCAAAAAGAAATTGGCTTACCGTTATTTGAGAAGCAAGGAAGAAACGTCGTCTTAACTTCGGAAGGCAAACAACTTTTACCCTTAGTACAAGCCATCCTTGAAGCGGTTACAGAGCTTGAAACCGGTATTTCTGAAATACTAAATCCCGGATCCGGACTGATAAGGCTCGGTGTCATTCCTATTACAAGGCTGGATTTAGTTCCTAAAAAGCTCACAGAATTCGTTAAAATTTATCCTGATATTTGTGTTGAACTAATTGAAAGCGGGACATTGGAGATTATTGAGCGGCTGCTTAACGATACCATGGATGTTGCTTTAATTGCTGCAAACAGTAGAATAAAATCACTCATGGAATTGTCAGGTATTAAATATAAAGTAATATCCAATGCCAATTCGGTGGCGGTTGTCTCATGTTCTCATCCTTTAGCAAAGTATGAGAAGATTTCATTCAGCCAGCTCTTGGATGAGCGAATCATTTTGCGTCGTCAAGGGATTTATCGCGAAGAGATTGATAATTTTTTGGGAGACTCCGTAAAACATGATGGCATTTATTCCACAGACACCTATGAAACTTCTATCAAACTAGTCGATTCAAATCTCGGAATTGCCATAATGCCTGAAACCTTTATTAGCGCCTATGGATTAAATGAAGGCTCTAAAATAAAAATACTTTTCCTGGATGACTTCCAAGTATCCTTGGATATATGCTTTATTTATAAAAAGAGAAATTATTACCCATTGTATCTTACCAATTTCATGCGGATATTTACAGATACTCATGATTAA
- a CDS encoding tripartite tricarboxylate transporter TctB family protein, with product MKTLLADRIAGGMLLVIGGLAVYEAIRLYPMHIGRSIVGDETFIGFLGVALLILGGLFLFVLKPQGDEQAEFPTGQLRKKMLFVMGLVFAYWGLLQVIGYPASTFMIGLGLFRTIGDYGWLRCTVFSALLIIVFYGIFVMWLKTPFPQPLITIF from the coding sequence GTGAAAACTTTGCTGGCGGACCGGATCGCCGGTGGAATGCTCCTTGTTATCGGCGGGTTGGCTGTTTATGAAGCGATCCGGCTGTATCCTATGCATATTGGCCGCTCCATAGTCGGTGACGAAACATTTATCGGCTTTCTGGGTGTGGCACTGCTTATTCTCGGAGGGCTGTTCCTCTTTGTGCTTAAGCCCCAGGGAGATGAACAGGCGGAGTTCCCCACCGGACAGCTGCGCAAAAAGATGCTGTTCGTGATGGGTTTAGTGTTCGCTTATTGGGGGTTATTGCAGGTCATCGGCTACCCGGCCAGTACCTTTATGATCGGCCTGGGTTTATTCCGAACCATCGGTGATTATGGGTGGCTGCGATGTACAGTATTTTCGGCGCTGCTTATTATTGTCTTTTACGGAATCTTTGTAATGTGGCTGAAGACCCCATTTCCACAGCCGCTCATCACTATTTTTTAA
- a CDS encoding tripartite tricarboxylate transporter permease, whose amino-acid sequence MEALQMLFSGFALALEPSNILMAALGAFVGTMVGVLPGLGPTSAIAILLPLTAVLPPTQAIIMLAGIYYGAMYGGSSTAILLNIPGEVASVPTCLDGYPMAQQGRGGPALGIAAIGSFIAGIMGIVALTFFAPLFAEQALKFGPPEYFALMLLALTIVVSLGGASISKALAMGFFGYLLSLIGLGTMTNMPRLTFGSTSLWGGLDVISVVIGLFAISEVLNGIEEKKIAISMGNIGSVFPGLKDLKQSIKSIFRGGALGFFMGLLPGCSPAVTTFLAYDLEKKCSKTPERFGKGAIEGVAAPESANNATSSAGFIPLFALGIPASPPLAVLLGGLMIYGLTPGPLLFEQNGDFVWAVIASMFIGNVMCLVLNLPLVGLWAKLTQIPYGILAPIILLISIVGAYTVRNDMFDVLVALIFGVLGYFMNKFNWPVVPFIICFILGPMLERSLLQSFGMAFENPFIFFQRPISLTLLVATGIFLVISIKLRRRTQSRIDNSGFEVK is encoded by the coding sequence ATGGAAGCATTACAAATGTTGTTCTCCGGATTTGCCTTGGCTCTGGAACCCTCTAATATATTGATGGCTGCCCTGGGCGCTTTTGTCGGCACCATGGTCGGCGTCCTGCCCGGTTTAGGGCCGACCTCGGCCATTGCCATTTTGCTGCCCCTTACCGCCGTCCTGCCGCCGACACAGGCGATCATTATGCTGGCAGGAATCTACTATGGAGCCATGTATGGCGGCTCCTCCACGGCGATCCTGTTAAACATTCCCGGGGAAGTGGCTTCTGTGCCCACCTGTCTCGACGGTTATCCCATGGCCCAGCAGGGACGGGGAGGACCGGCTCTGGGGATCGCGGCGATTGGTTCCTTTATCGCCGGGATCATGGGGATCGTTGCCCTGACCTTTTTTGCACCCCTTTTTGCCGAGCAGGCGCTTAAGTTCGGTCCGCCGGAGTATTTTGCCCTGATGTTGCTGGCCCTGACCATCGTCGTAAGCTTAGGGGGAGCATCCATAAGCAAAGCCTTGGCCATGGGCTTTTTCGGCTACCTTCTCTCCTTGATCGGCTTGGGAACCATGACCAATATGCCGCGGCTGACCTTTGGCTCTACCTCCTTATGGGGCGGCCTTGATGTGATCAGCGTCGTCATCGGCTTGTTTGCCATCAGTGAAGTGCTGAACGGGATCGAGGAGAAGAAAATCGCCATCTCCATGGGCAATATCGGCTCGGTTTTTCCAGGTCTTAAAGATTTGAAGCAAAGTATCAAATCCATCTTCCGCGGCGGTGCCCTGGGGTTCTTTATGGGATTATTGCCCGGGTGTTCCCCGGCGGTAACCACCTTTCTGGCCTATGATTTAGAGAAAAAATGTTCAAAAACACCGGAACGGTTCGGCAAGGGGGCCATTGAAGGTGTAGCCGCCCCTGAGTCCGCCAATAATGCCACAAGCTCAGCCGGTTTCATTCCCTTATTCGCCCTTGGCATTCCGGCCTCCCCGCCTCTGGCTGTTCTTTTAGGTGGGCTGATGATTTACGGCCTTACCCCCGGACCATTGCTGTTTGAACAGAATGGAGACTTTGTCTGGGCAGTCATCGCCAGCATGTTTATCGGGAATGTGATGTGTCTGGTTCTCAATCTTCCTCTGGTTGGACTTTGGGCTAAGTTAACGCAAATACCTTATGGTATCTTGGCTCCGATTATTTTACTGATATCTATCGTGGGAGCGTATACTGTCCGCAACGATATGTTTGATGTTCTGGTCGCTCTGATCTTCGGCGTTTTAGGATACTTTATGAACAAATTTAATTGGCCGGTCGTCCCTTTCATCATCTGTTTTATCCTTGGCCCCATGTTGGAGAGGTCCCTTTTACAGTCCTTTGGGATGGCGTTTGAAAACCCCTTCATTTTCTTTCAACGCCCGATTTCCTTAACTCTCCTTGTTGCCACCGGTATCTTTCTGGTTATTTCCATTAAGCTCAGGCGGCGGACTCAAAGCAGAATAGACAACTCTGGTTTTGAAGTAAAATAA
- a CDS encoding glucose 1-dehydrogenase, whose amino-acid sequence MARFEGRVAVITGGAKGIGEAIVKKFYAEGAKLAVLDVDAAGAQQLALKLDPSGEKVIGLGCNVVRGDEVKAAFAAIMAKFGTVDILVNNAGITRDAIFHKMTEQQWDDVMAVNGKGLFNCTQEAWLIMKEKKYGKICNLSSTNSSGEAGQANYSFTKAGTIAFTKSLAREGGRYNINVNCVRPGVIDTEMMRAVPESALEEYINKTAFKRMGQPSEVADVIAYLCSEEASFVTGEELLVAGGYMYR is encoded by the coding sequence ATGGCAAGATTTGAGGGCAGAGTTGCCGTAATTACCGGTGGAGCCAAAGGTATCGGGGAAGCGATTGTCAAAAAGTTTTACGCGGAGGGAGCAAAGCTTGCGGTTCTTGATGTGGATGCTGCCGGCGCCCAGCAACTGGCGCTGAAACTTGATCCCAGCGGCGAAAAGGTTATCGGTCTAGGCTGCAATGTTGTCAGGGGTGACGAAGTAAAGGCTGCTTTTGCAGCGATTATGGCGAAGTTTGGTACGGTGGATATCCTTGTCAATAATGCCGGAATTACGCGGGACGCCATCTTTCATAAAATGACGGAGCAGCAATGGGATGATGTGATGGCCGTGAATGGCAAAGGTTTGTTTAACTGCACCCAGGAAGCCTGGCTGATTATGAAAGAGAAAAAGTACGGCAAGATCTGCAACTTGTCTTCCACCAATTCCAGCGGCGAAGCCGGGCAGGCCAACTATTCTTTCACCAAAGCGGGCACGATTGCTTTTACCAAGAGTCTGGCCAGAGAAGGCGGAAGATATAACATCAACGTGAACTGTGTGCGCCCTGGGGTGATTGATACGGAGATGATGCGCGCCGTGCCGGAAAGTGCGCTTGAGGAATATATCAATAAAACCGCATTTAAGCGAATGGGCCAACCATCGGAAGTGGCTGACGTTATCGCTTATTTGTGCAGTGAAGAAGCCTCCTTTGTTACCGGCGAGGAACTTTTGGTAGCCGGAGGCTATATGTACAGATAA
- a CDS encoding methyl-accepting chemotaxis protein — translation MGWFINLKTSRKLFICFLLMALLILTVGITGLINLGKVNDNLKRITQDGIQPILILEDLNKSFDKGAAEMVSVVWKSQVSEDPAVIGDSRRVIAQSIEDNDLLIQQYQMLNLTEEEKELLAEFKSEVTVYRDLREKAMTAVELKNYALAGDFNQQAGLQQAKVEGIIESMIRCSLAYNEDLQRASEQDFAEARMIIMILTACGFALALLLSLILGRMISRPILAAVEQAKLFAQGDFSTDQQKSLIRRKDEIGQLARAYDDIDSNMSRLLEHVKEAAEDLKTVGAELSVSAEELNAQGQNINAGAEQIAAGMEETAASGEEMLASGTEISKGAGMLAGKASEGSRIVQEIEKKAQMMRENAEASRGATLSIYQQKQAEIIAAIKNGEVVQEIRIMAETIDGIAEQTNLLALNAAIEAARAGEQGRGFAVVAEEVRKLAEQSAQTVAGIHAVISKVTEAFGHLSRNSSEVLKFIEEKVIPDYEMLVEAEGQHAKDAHKVGTLVEDFAATSEQMLTAIEQMSNAIQTVSASVQETTGSSQEIAQNMGQMAKVMEHVAKAAQIQAEHAINLNTMVEKFKI, via the coding sequence ATGGGATGGTTTATTAATTTAAAAACAAGTAGAAAACTTTTTATATGCTTTTTGCTGATGGCCCTATTAATCCTGACTGTTGGCATAACCGGGCTGATTAACCTGGGTAAAGTCAACGATAACCTCAAAAGAATTACCCAGGATGGCATCCAGCCTATTCTCATTTTGGAAGACTTGAATAAGAGCTTTGATAAAGGGGCTGCGGAGATGGTCAGCGTAGTCTGGAAGAGCCAGGTTTCGGAAGATCCTGCAGTGATCGGCGATTCCCGAAGGGTTATTGCCCAGTCCATCGAGGATAACGACCTGTTGATCCAGCAGTATCAAATGCTTAACTTAACCGAAGAAGAAAAAGAACTGTTAGCGGAATTCAAAAGTGAGGTAACTGTTTACCGGGACTTGAGAGAAAAGGCGATGACAGCAGTTGAACTGAAAAACTATGCCTTAGCCGGCGACTTTAATCAGCAAGCCGGTCTGCAGCAGGCTAAGGTAGAAGGAATCATCGAAAGCATGATTCGTTGTTCCTTGGCATACAACGAAGATCTTCAGCGTGCTTCGGAACAGGATTTTGCTGAAGCCAGAATGATTATTATGATACTGACGGCTTGCGGTTTTGCTTTGGCCTTGTTGCTCAGCCTGATCCTAGGCAGGATGATCAGCCGTCCGATTCTAGCTGCAGTTGAGCAAGCCAAATTATTTGCCCAAGGTGATTTTTCTACGGATCAACAAAAAAGTTTAATCAGGAGGAAGGATGAAATTGGCCAATTAGCCCGAGCCTATGATGATATCGACAGTAACATGAGCCGCCTCCTGGAACATGTTAAGGAAGCTGCCGAAGACCTTAAGACAGTGGGAGCGGAATTATCGGTGTCGGCTGAGGAACTGAACGCTCAGGGACAAAACATCAATGCCGGGGCGGAACAGATTGCGGCAGGAATGGAGGAGACTGCTGCCTCTGGGGAAGAAATGCTAGCCTCGGGGACGGAGATCAGCAAAGGCGCCGGTATGCTTGCCGGGAAAGCCTCTGAGGGCAGCAGAATTGTCCAGGAAATCGAGAAGAAGGCCCAGATGATGCGTGAAAATGCTGAAGCTTCAAGAGGAGCGACCCTGAGCATTTATCAGCAAAAACAAGCAGAAATCATCGCAGCGATTAAAAACGGTGAAGTGGTTCAGGAAATCAGGATCATGGCTGAAACCATCGACGGTATTGCTGAGCAGACCAATCTCCTGGCTTTGAACGCCGCTATTGAAGCAGCCCGGGCCGGAGAGCAGGGAAGGGGCTTTGCGGTTGTCGCAGAGGAGGTACGGAAGCTGGCCGAACAATCGGCACAGACTGTGGCTGGAATTCATGCAGTGATCAGTAAAGTAACAGAAGCATTTGGCCATCTTTCCCGAAATTCCTCGGAAGTTTTAAAGTTTATTGAGGAAAAGGTCATTCCTGATTATGAGATGCTTGTGGAGGCGGAAGGACAGCACGCCAAAGATGCCCATAAGGTAGGAACGCTGGTGGAAGACTTTGCTGCGACTTCAGAACAAATGCTTACCGCCATCGAACAAATGAGTAACGCCATTCAAACTGTTTCGGCTTCAGTTCAGGAAACCACCGGCAGTTCCCAGGAAATCGCCCAAAATATGGGCCAGATGGCCAAGGTTATGGAGCACGTGGCTAAGGCCGCCCAGATCCAGGCCGAACACGCTATAAACTTGAATACCATGGTGGAGAAGTTCAAAATTTAA
- a CDS encoding tripartite tricarboxylate transporter substrate binding protein, with amino-acid sequence MKKKMIWVIGILLLTVILAGCSSQSAQGPSQTAKEEPPYPTRQIELVVPAGPGGLTDLTARAVADYVSKKWNQPILVVNKPGAGNVTGLQYGLMQGKPDGYTVVADNIASSVLMVAGMKNPPIKLEDRIFVSKFVENPMCFSVAADSSFKDMKELVEWTKQNPEKLTHTSLSATSMNALTAAELCKAIGVDYKETQPILVTSGSEGITMIAGGHAILGDQSVQETYPLAAGGKLKVLAIAAKERSPLFPDVPTCQELGIDINVTWYGGISAPKGTPDYIVKKWDETIAEMVKDPEFMDKMKELHANISYMNTADYNNSIKEQVERYTQLFDSIGVRQ; translated from the coding sequence ATGAAAAAGAAAATGATTTGGGTCATCGGTATCTTGCTTTTGACAGTTATCCTTGCCGGGTGCTCATCACAATCCGCCCAGGGGCCATCACAAACTGCCAAGGAGGAACCGCCTTATCCGACACGGCAAATAGAACTGGTGGTTCCGGCCGGTCCCGGAGGTCTCACGGATCTGACAGCCCGTGCTGTTGCCGATTATGTAAGCAAAAAATGGAATCAGCCTATTCTGGTAGTTAACAAACCCGGTGCGGGTAATGTTACCGGATTGCAGTATGGTTTAATGCAGGGTAAACCGGACGGATATACTGTCGTGGCAGATAATATTGCCTCTTCCGTGTTGATGGTTGCCGGAATGAAAAACCCACCGATAAAGCTTGAGGATAGAATTTTTGTATCTAAATTTGTGGAAAACCCCATGTGTTTTTCTGTTGCGGCCGATTCTTCTTTTAAGGATATGAAGGAGCTTGTCGAATGGACTAAGCAGAATCCGGAAAAATTAACCCATACCAGTTTAAGCGCGACAAGTATGAATGCACTTACTGCCGCCGAATTGTGTAAAGCCATTGGCGTGGATTACAAAGAAACCCAACCGATTCTTGTAACGAGCGGCAGTGAGGGAATTACAATGATCGCCGGAGGCCATGCCATTTTGGGTGATCAGTCCGTGCAGGAAACCTATCCTCTTGCTGCAGGCGGTAAATTAAAAGTTCTTGCTATCGCAGCCAAAGAGAGGAGCCCTTTATTCCCGGATGTACCTACTTGTCAGGAACTTGGCATAGATATTAACGTGACTTGGTATGGGGGTATAAGTGCTCCGAAAGGCACCCCTGATTATATCGTGAAGAAATGGGATGAAACCATCGCCGAAATGGTAAAAGATCCGGAGTTTATGGACAAGATGAAAGAACTTCACGCCAATATCAGCTATATGAATACTGCAGATTATAATAATTCAATTAAAGAACAGGTTGAACGCTATACCCAATTGTTTGATTCCATAGGCGTTCGTCAGTAA
- a CDS encoding acetyl-CoA hydrolase/transferase family protein: MDWRETYKKRLRTADEAVKVVQSGDFVIPGHAASESELLVNALVKRYQELENVTIIQGVSLGSSPYCQPEMEDHFILRSIFLGANTRKSVWDNRGTFFTLMFHEFPRAFREGHLKSDVFLTMVSPPDEHGYCSLGMSVDHSKELVKCAKTVIAEVNPNVPRTYGDTLVHVNDLDYIVENDSPILELTRFAAMNEVTQAIGRNVAALIQDGDTLQMGAGTIPDAILYYLKDKKDLGIHTEMFSDGLIELIEAGIVNGSRKTLNPGKIVVTFAQGTKKVYEYIHNNPVFEFRAVDYVNNPCIIAQHDNMVAINSALEVDLSGQVCAEAIGPQQYSGIGGQLDFIRGAGASKNGRPIIVLQSSAKNGTVSRISCQLKPGTPVTTTRNDVRWVVTEYGAVNLYCKSDSERAAALIGIAHPNFREQLKREYRAIYGRTL, from the coding sequence ATGGATTGGAGAGAAACGTATAAGAAGCGTTTAAGAACTGCTGATGAAGCCGTGAAAGTCGTTCAATCGGGCGATTTTGTTATACCCGGCCATGCGGCAAGCGAATCGGAGCTGCTGGTCAATGCTCTCGTCAAACGTTACCAGGAGTTGGAGAATGTGACCATTATCCAAGGGGTGTCCCTGGGCAGCTCGCCTTACTGCCAACCTGAAATGGAAGATCATTTTATCTTAAGATCCATATTCCTCGGCGCCAATACCCGAAAATCGGTCTGGGATAACCGCGGCACCTTCTTCACGCTGATGTTTCATGAATTTCCCCGGGCTTTCCGCGAAGGTCATTTGAAATCCGACGTCTTTTTGACCATGGTCAGCCCGCCCGATGAGCATGGCTACTGCAGTCTGGGCATGTCGGTCGATCACTCCAAAGAGCTGGTGAAATGCGCCAAAACCGTTATCGCCGAAGTCAATCCCAATGTTCCGCGGACCTATGGCGATACCCTCGTCCATGTTAATGATCTGGATTACATTGTGGAAAACGACAGTCCGATTCTGGAGCTTACCCGTTTTGCGGCCATGAACGAAGTCACGCAAGCCATCGGCCGCAATGTGGCGGCGCTGATTCAAGATGGCGATACCCTCCAAATGGGCGCCGGGACTATTCCGGATGCCATCCTTTATTACCTCAAGGATAAAAAAGATCTGGGTATTCACACAGAGATGTTTTCCGACGGTCTCATCGAACTGATTGAGGCCGGAATCGTCAATGGCTCCAGGAAAACCTTGAATCCGGGGAAAATCGTGGTAACTTTTGCCCAGGGGACGAAGAAGGTTTACGAATATATCCATAACAATCCGGTGTTTGAGTTTCGGGCCGTGGATTATGTCAATAACCCCTGCATCATCGCGCAACATGACAATATGGTGGCGATCAATTCCGCCCTGGAAGTTGACTTAAGCGGTCAGGTTTGTGCTGAAGCCATTGGTCCCCAACAATACAGCGGTATCGGCGGTCAATTGGATTTTATCCGCGGCGCCGGGGCTTCCAAGAATGGCCGGCCTATTATTGTTCTTCAATCCTCAGCCAAAAACGGAACGGTATCCAGAATTTCCTGCCAATTGAAGCCGGGAACCCCTGTAACGACCACCCGCAATGATGTTCGTTGGGTTGTTACCGAATACGGGGCTGTCAATTTATACTGCAAATCGGATAGCGAAAGAGCTGCGGCGCTGATCGGCATTGCCCATCCCAACTTCAGAGAACAGCTGAAACGGGAGTACCGGG